CGGCTTACCAAATAAAGCAGTACTTTGAGCATCGTCAAAAAGGAAATATCAACGATTTCAACTTTACTATTGGTTTTAACCAGTCGAATAAATTTTATTACGGTTTTTCACTAGGTGTTTTGTCTTTAGACCACACTGAAGATATCGGTATTACTGAAAACGACGATAAAAATTTGACACAATTTTTAAAAGGATTTTACTATAATAACTATTTTTCTCGATCTGGTTTGGGTTTGAATTTTAAGGCTGGTATGTTATATCAAGTTACCCCAACCGTTAAACTATCTTTAGCAGCGCATACCCCGACAATTATAAGCATTGATGAAGATTGGGACGAAAAACTCAAAGCTCGTTATGACAATCCTGCTAATGATACAATTACAGCACGATATTACGAAACAACATTTTCGGTTGTAACTCCTGCCAGAATAATAGCTGGAGCCTCGATGGTCTTGGCTAACAGGGTGTTAGTAGGTGTCGATTACGAAACAGCTGCTTATCAAACAATGAGATTAGATAGTGACAGATATTCATTTATAGACGAAAATCGTTCAATAAGCGACAATTACACTTGGCGTCATGCCGTGCGCTTGGGTGCAGAGTTAAGAGTATATCAATTTTTTGTACGAGGGGGTGGATTTTACTATTCATCGCCGATGAAGTCTGCAGGAAGCAATATGTCAACTTTAGGATTTGCAGGAGGTTTAGGTTTCCGTTCAGGAAACTTTTATGCTGATTTTGCTTACAATAACTCTTCTATGCCTTACAAATACTACATTGACGGTACAGATGATATGCGAATTGATGTTGATAAAACATCGAACAACTTCTATTTGACGTTTGGATTAAGGTTCTAGACAAGAGCTATATAAAAACAAAAAACCATAAGTAACTTTACTGTTATTTATGGTTTTTTTTGGCGGAGAGAGAGGGATTCGAACCCCCGGAGCCTCGCAGCTCAACGGTTTTCAAGACCGCCGCAATCGACCACTCTGCCATCTCTCCGGCGACAAAAGTAGATTTTTTTTTTATTATGCCAAAACTTTTCAATCAATAATTGAAAAATTCATATAAGCTACGGAGCTAATATCTTGTTATTCTTTGTATTATATTTAGAACAAATAGTCCAAAATATATAACAGATTTATCAATTTTATAATCAGTAAAACATAAAGTACCAAAAACGATACTCAAACCATAATTTTAAATAAGTATTCATTTTTTTATTAGCGTCTAATGTATGATTGATAGAACTATTAAATTGAAATTAAATTACTTATTATTTGGTTATTATGAGAAAATGTAATATGTTTGTTTACATGAGAACCGAAAGGGCGCGTGCTTCACAAGCCTGTGTTGTCAGTAAAGCCAAAGGATAATTCTTTTGGCTTTAATTTTTTTATCACTGATTTTATATTTTAACGAAAAACTTTACTATTTGATAACCTGTGTGCATCAAAACGATAACCAACAGATAGTTCTGTTTGCCCATGTCCAAAAGAAAAAGAGTAGGGAGATTTACTTATAGTGGTTTGAGTACCAGTAACTCCGGAAAAACAGGCATAAAAGTTATTTTTTTGATAAAGAAAAGAGACCCGAGATTGGAAAAAGAAAGCAGATTTAAGCCCTTTTTCAATAGGTGTGCCGTCATCATAATGTGCAGAATTGCTGTAAACTCCGTATCCCGGAATTAAACTTATATTTAAACAAAAGTACTTTTTAAAAACAAATGTATGAGCGTATCCAACGGTTGCACCAAAACTAACCGTGCTCATATTGCTTAACTGCGAAATATTTTGAAAGTAGTTTATTGCAAAATGAGGTATGAAAGTCGTATCAGCATTTAAAGTGTTGTAGAATACGAAAGTTCCTAAAATTAATGAGCCTACGGTCTTCTTCTGCTTTTCATTAAAATTGAATACAGCTTTATATGAAAACTTGTCGTAGTTAACAATATAATTTGCAACAATGCCGTAATTCCCAATATTTAAATCTGTTTTTGGGTAGTTGCTATCATAATCCCACAAATCAAAGTAGTCTGACATATTTGAAAAGTAGAAACCTTTGTACAACTGAAAATATCCGTCAATAGCCCAACGTCGTAAGTTGAAATTATATTGAAAATCAATACTTTTAGTATTTCCTAGTTGCTTGCTACTTTTTTTGCTTGATGGGAGTGAATATGCTAACCCAAGTCCAAACCATTTGTAAGATGCCTCAAGACCTATAGCCAACTTGCTATTTGGTTGGTACTCAATTAATTTACCCGAAGCAACATCGAAAGTGCTGAAACTTACAAATTTTTGAGGGAAATAGATACCTGCAATTAGTTTGTCGTCAAAGCTTACAATGTACGAGGTATCAACATCTTTGCTTTTAAATGGAAAAGAAGCTAACGATTTTGCTGGAATATCAAGCCAAATTATTGTAAATGCCAATATAAAAGTTACCCTAACCATATTTTAATCTATAAAAATCGGTTTGTTTAATATTACGTTGTTAAATTCGGATGAGATTGACAGCAGTTCATTTATTGCACTCTCTGATTCACTATCAATTCTTATGCTTTTACTATTCACATAGAGGTCAATATGCTGATTAACAACCTCATCACTAATTTCTTGCGCGTGACGCTTTACGTAAGGCATTGACATTTCTGGATTGTTTGTAGCATATTTTACACTTTCTTGCATAATTTGCTGAATATCAGTCTTTACCTTTTCAGATAAATCTCTTCTAATTACAATGCCTCCAAGAGGTAAAGGTAATCCTGTTTGTTTTTCCCATTCATGTCCAAGGTCGGCAATTTGTTGTAATCCACGTTGTTTATATGTAAAACGGGTTTCGTGAATAATCAAACCTGCGTCAACTTCATTTTCTAAAATTGCGCGCTCAATATCTGAAAAAAGATAAACCTTTTTTGTTCTGATATCAGGAAAAAGCCTTTTTAACAACAGGTTTGCTGTTGTGTTTTCACCAGGTATAGCTATTTTCTTATATTTCAACTCATTAAGTTCAATTTTATGTTTACTGATTATCATGGGACCATTTCCAAAGCCAATAGCTGAACCCGAACGTAAAAGCTGATAATTTTTAGAGATAAGAGGGTAATTATTAAAGCTAATTTTAGCGATATCAGCCTCATTATTAGATGTTAATTTATTAAGCAAGTCAATGTCGGCAAGCGTAAGTTCGAAGTCGTAATTCAGAGTGTCAACACGCTTATTAACAATGGCTTCGAACATAAAAGTGTCGTTCGGACATGTTGAAAAGGCTAATTTAAGCTTCATTATCAGTTTTTGTTTTTTTTATTATTGTGGTAACAGTCTCATTTACAGCAAACGATAAATTATTTATTGCAAGTTCAGTTTTCCACTCTCTTTTATCTCTAACTCCAACCATATTTGAAACAGCCCTCAGTTGCATTGATTTTACCCCCATAAAAAAACAAACATAAAAGACAGCTGCACCTTCCATTGATTCAATATCGGGATTAAACCTTGATTTCAGAGCTTCAATAGTTTCCTGATTTGTATGTACTGTGTCGCTGGTAATAGCTTTAACTTTTCTGTATGATTTTACTTTTGTCTGAAAAGTTGATTTTAAGCAAGATGTTTGTTCAATACTCTTATCAAAAATATTAAAACCTGCTTCAACCCAGGACATTACATCATTCCCTGTTTCAACAATTCGGTCAGAAAAGCAATCTTCAATAACTTCAACAACACTGCCTAATACAATGTCTGAGTTGTATGTTCCGCAAATCCCTACATTTAAGACTATGTCGTAGTTATTTTTTGACAGACACTTTGTAAGATTAAAAATAGTTGCCGCTATTCCTATTCCTGTTACTAAAATATCAACATTCGCTATTGTTGAACTTAACAATGTTTTTTCTTGTTTTTGTTTTGTGTCAACCAGCAGTCGTATTTCATCAAATGTTGCTGCAACAATAAGAATTCTCATTATTCTAATTTTAATCGTTTGAGTATTGATTAGGCTACTAAAATACAAAATATCAACTTTAAATCCGTAGTTTTATTATTTTTGCAGTTCCAAATGTGTAAACAAAGTTGATTATCTTTTTATGTATATGGTTAGATGTAAGAGTTTTAATTTA
The DNA window shown above is from Bacteroidales bacterium and carries:
- a CDS encoding 1,4-dihydroxy-6-naphthoate synthase — its product is MKLKLAFSTCPNDTFMFEAIVNKRVDTLNYDFELTLADIDLLNKLTSNNEADIAKISFNNYPLISKNYQLLRSGSAIGFGNGPMIISKHKIELNELKYKKIAIPGENTTANLLLKRLFPDIRTKKVYLFSDIERAILENEVDAGLIIHETRFTYKQRGLQQIADLGHEWEKQTGLPLPLGGIVIRRDLSEKVKTDIQQIMQESVKYATNNPEMSMPYVKRHAQEISDEVVNQHIDLYVNSKSIRIDSESESAINELLSISSEFNNVILNKPIFID
- a CDS encoding DUF4421 domain-containing protein gives rise to the protein MVRVTFILAFTIIWLDIPAKSLASFPFKSKDVDTSYIVSFDDKLIAGIYFPQKFVSFSTFDVASGKLIEYQPNSKLAIGLEASYKWFGLGLAYSLPSSKKSSKQLGNTKSIDFQYNFNLRRWAIDGYFQLYKGFYFSNMSDYFDLWDYDSNYPKTDLNIGNYGIVANYIVNYDKFSYKAVFNFNEKQKKTVGSLILGTFVFYNTLNADTTFIPHFAINYFQNISQLSNMSTVSFGATVGYAHTFVFKKYFCLNISLIPGYGVYSNSAHYDDGTPIEKGLKSAFFFQSRVSFLYQKNNFYACFSGVTGTQTTISKSPYSFSFGHGQTELSVGYRFDAHRLSNSKVFR
- the mqnB gene encoding futalosine hydrolase, with protein sequence MRILIVAATFDEIRLLVDTKQKQEKTLLSSTIANVDILVTGIGIAATIFNLTKCLSKNNYDIVLNVGICGTYNSDIVLGSVVEVIEDCFSDRIVETGNDVMSWVEAGFNIFDKSIEQTSCLKSTFQTKVKSYRKVKAITSDTVHTNQETIEALKSRFNPDIESMEGAAVFYVCFFMGVKSMQLRAVSNMVGVRDKREWKTELAINNLSFAVNETVTTIIKKTKTDNEA